Proteins encoded within one genomic window of Ammonifex degensii KC4:
- the rsmA gene encoding 16S rRNA (adenine(1518)-N(6)/adenine(1519)-N(6))-dimethyltransferase RsmA, whose protein sequence is MAEKDAELLSPAAVKAVLAEWGIKPRKRWGQHFLVRREVLAKIVEAAELSPADTVVEVGPGLGVLTARLLEKAGKVVAIELDPRLEAFLRARFGEHPRLTLVRGDALECDFDLLVQEARGFFPYKVVANLPYYLTSPLLLRLLTSPWRISLLVLMLQKEVALRLLASPGTKEYGSLSLLVQYRTLPSLVTFVSRHSFYPPPEVDSAVVRLEVRTRPSVEVGDESVFFGVVRAAFAKRRKTLLNALTSSSLGLSKEEWQRLLLDAGIDPGRRGETLSLEEFARIARRLQSNSTCGEKP, encoded by the coding sequence ATGGCGGAGAAGGACGCGGAACTGCTTTCTCCGGCGGCTGTGAAGGCCGTTCTGGCCGAATGGGGGATAAAGCCCCGTAAGAGATGGGGCCAGCACTTCCTGGTGCGGCGCGAGGTGCTGGCGAAAATAGTAGAGGCGGCGGAACTTTCCCCGGCGGACACCGTGGTAGAGGTCGGGCCTGGCTTAGGTGTTTTGACCGCCCGCCTGCTGGAAAAGGCAGGCAAGGTGGTGGCGATCGAGCTCGATCCCCGTCTGGAAGCTTTCCTGCGGGCAAGGTTCGGCGAGCACCCGCGCCTGACCCTGGTGCGCGGCGATGCGCTGGAGTGCGATTTCGACCTCCTGGTGCAAGAGGCCAGGGGGTTTTTCCCCTATAAAGTGGTGGCCAACCTGCCCTACTACCTCACTTCCCCCCTGCTCCTGCGCCTGCTTACTTCCCCTTGGCGCATAAGCCTTCTTGTCTTGATGCTACAGAAGGAGGTTGCTCTGCGTCTCCTTGCTTCCCCGGGGACGAAAGAGTACGGCTCCCTTTCTCTCCTGGTGCAATACCGCACCCTTCCCTCTCTGGTGACCTTTGTTTCCCGGCATAGCTTTTATCCCCCGCCGGAAGTCGATTCGGCGGTGGTGCGCCTGGAAGTGAGGACGCGTCCTTCAGTGGAGGTGGGGGACGAGTCTGTTTTCTTCGGGGTGGTACGCGCCGCTTTTGCCAAGCGGCGCAAAACCCTGCTTAACGCCCTAACCTCTTCCTCTTTGGGGCTTAGCAAGGAGGAGTGGCAGCGCCTCTTGCTTGATGCGGGTATAGATCCCGGGCGGCGCGGTGAGACTCTCAGCCTGGAAGAATTTGCCCGGATAGCGCGCCGATTGCAAAGCAATTCCACGTGTGGCGAAAAGCCCTAA
- the yabG gene encoding sporulation peptidase YabG: MQDFRKGDIVARRSYRKDLLFKVVELYQGEDGREYALLKGIDYRLVCDAPLEDLVKVGVEEVAAHWRKVFLQRAELLQRYLAEGEEPSFFSRLKAEPFPLPGRVLHLDGDADYLGLCLATYRQLAVPTYGYAVPEKEQAQALKELFPRHLPDILVLTGHDGLKGEKPNFKDLGSYRHSYHFVEAVKVARSFVPDRDALVIVAGACQSHYEALLEAGANFASSPQRVLIHAFDPVFVAARVAFTPVDKLVSLKKVIEGTVTGYAGIGGIVTRGRFRQGIPKSPY, encoded by the coding sequence ATGCAGGACTTCCGCAAGGGAGACATCGTGGCCCGGCGCTCGTACCGCAAAGATCTGCTCTTCAAGGTGGTGGAGCTCTACCAAGGGGAGGACGGTAGGGAGTACGCCCTGCTCAAGGGGATCGACTACCGCTTGGTCTGCGACGCTCCTCTAGAAGACCTGGTGAAGGTCGGCGTAGAGGAGGTGGCCGCTCACTGGCGCAAGGTGTTCCTGCAGCGGGCCGAGCTTTTGCAGCGCTACCTAGCAGAGGGGGAAGAACCCTCTTTTTTTAGCCGGCTGAAGGCTGAGCCTTTTCCTCTACCCGGCAGGGTACTGCACTTAGACGGGGACGCAGATTACCTGGGTCTTTGTCTGGCTACTTACCGACAGTTAGCGGTACCCACTTACGGCTATGCTGTCCCGGAAAAAGAGCAGGCCCAGGCGCTAAAAGAGCTTTTTCCCCGCCATCTTCCCGACATCCTGGTGCTGACGGGCCACGACGGGTTGAAAGGGGAAAAGCCCAACTTCAAAGACCTGGGAAGCTACCGGCACTCGTACCACTTCGTGGAGGCGGTGAAGGTAGCCCGCAGCTTTGTTCCCGACCGCGATGCCCTGGTCATAGTGGCCGGCGCCTGCCAGTCGCATTACGAAGCCTTGCTGGAGGCGGGGGCGAATTTCGCCAGCTCACCGCAGCGGGTGTTGATTCATGCCTTCGACCCGGTGTTCGTGGCGGCGCGGGTGGCCTTTACTCCGGTGGATAAGCTCGTTTCCCTGAAAAAGGTTATCGAAGGAACAGTTACCGGTTACGCCGGCATAGGAGGGATAGTCACGCGGGGTCGCTTCCGCCAGGGAATTCCCAAGTCCCCCTACTGA
- a CDS encoding nucleotidyltransferase family protein — MIPAIVLAGAPNDGYLREVSPAPFEALIEVGGRPLAAYVLDALLTTEDISRIVVVAPEQLARAYPRDSRLTFVPPKGKLLENLSSVLPLVADAPKVLVVTGDLPLLTPAAVNAFLGLCRPEAEVYYPIIPRSVLESRYPGIKRTYVRLREGVFTGGNVGLVQPAALARCLKQAEKLVAYRKNPLRLAWLLGPGLLLRFLAGKLSLAEAERKASELLEVRGKAVIAEIPEIGVDVDKPSDLALVRRLMESKQA; from the coding sequence ATGATTCCCGCGATAGTGCTGGCCGGCGCCCCCAATGACGGGTACCTGCGCGAGGTGAGTCCTGCCCCTTTTGAAGCCCTGATCGAGGTGGGAGGGAGGCCGCTTGCTGCCTATGTCCTGGACGCCCTCCTGACAACCGAGGACATAAGCCGGATAGTGGTTGTGGCCCCGGAGCAGCTGGCCCGAGCCTACCCGAGAGACAGCCGGTTGACTTTTGTTCCGCCTAAAGGAAAGTTGCTGGAAAACCTGTCCTCCGTCTTGCCCCTGGTGGCCGATGCCCCCAAGGTCCTGGTGGTGACGGGAGACCTTCCTCTACTTACCCCCGCAGCAGTTAACGCTTTTCTTGGCCTGTGCCGACCGGAGGCCGAAGTTTACTACCCGATCATACCCCGTTCGGTGCTGGAAAGCCGCTACCCGGGTATTAAGCGCACCTACGTACGCCTGCGCGAGGGGGTATTTACCGGCGGAAACGTGGGCCTGGTCCAGCCGGCGGCCCTGGCCCGCTGCCTTAAGCAAGCAGAGAAACTGGTGGCCTACCGTAAAAACCCTTTGCGCCTAGCTTGGCTTTTGGGACCGGGGCTGCTTCTCCGCTTCCTGGCAGGTAAGCTTTCGCTGGCCGAGGCGGAAAGGAAAGCTTCGGAGTTGCTTGAAGTGCGCGGCAAGGCAGTGATAGCCGAAATACCCGAAATCGGGGTGGACGTGGACAAACCTTCCGATTTGGCTTTGGTACGCCGGCTCATGGAGTCTAAGCAAGCTTAA
- a CDS encoding DUF3794 and LysM peptidoglycan-binding domain-containing protein encodes MSCVGKYLLLKLNQVLAEVSSSYPLEKEVQLRAEDPEVESLLSLRPEVKIGSVQVLAGRVLWEGQLTLKLDYVACRPGKPVYTARISVPLAEVVEIAEARPGMTASVTAEVKEMSLRPGKTCSRKLYLTALVTAQVKLTALKELEVLVEPPPGLKVTTKKLRVENVVSSTRAQCFLAKEERLPTDKPTLREVVSTLASCRNTRTEVKRGGVRVCGEVEFRVLYAAAADACPVYEVHFILPWEHFVAIEGVVPGLEARVLAEVTVKAKAKPKGKTPTRELELEALVDFQMLVGKVIEAEVVTGIEGEAEVTKSRVWLEQVVGEKEKEELVRREVTPTVDPPVEEILSAEPMLAVVRETDVLDGMVLVKGEGLVRVIYTAKGTGKVHALDANLPFSLALSLPSAKPEHQVSAQAEPVYARARLAEKGKVAVEALIAVKVRVTERVQEEVVTCVRLPAAKERLLKYTINPGDTLYRLAQRFNTTVEAIMAANPGIDPYNLQVGQVIFIPCRS; translated from the coding sequence ATGAGCTGTGTGGGTAAGTACCTGCTGCTCAAGCTCAACCAGGTGCTGGCCGAAGTGTCTTCCTCCTATCCGCTGGAGAAAGAGGTCCAGTTGCGGGCAGAGGATCCGGAGGTGGAAAGCCTCCTCTCTTTACGCCCGGAGGTCAAGATAGGCTCCGTTCAGGTGCTTGCCGGCCGAGTCCTCTGGGAGGGTCAGCTTACGCTCAAGCTCGACTATGTGGCCTGCCGCCCGGGAAAGCCGGTGTACACCGCCCGGATTTCCGTTCCCCTGGCGGAGGTGGTGGAGATAGCCGAGGCCCGGCCCGGCATGACGGCCAGCGTGACGGCGGAAGTTAAGGAAATGTCTTTGCGGCCGGGGAAAACCTGCAGCAGGAAGCTTTATCTGACGGCGCTGGTGACGGCCCAGGTGAAGCTCACGGCGCTTAAAGAACTCGAGGTGTTGGTTGAGCCCCCGCCGGGCCTAAAAGTTACTACCAAGAAGCTTAGGGTGGAAAACGTCGTATCCTCTACCCGGGCGCAGTGCTTTCTGGCCAAGGAAGAGCGGCTGCCGACAGATAAGCCCACTTTGCGCGAGGTCGTGAGCACTTTGGCCTCCTGCCGGAACACCCGCACCGAGGTGAAGCGCGGTGGGGTCAGGGTCTGTGGGGAAGTGGAGTTCCGGGTGCTTTATGCGGCGGCGGCCGACGCCTGCCCGGTTTACGAAGTGCACTTTATCTTGCCCTGGGAGCATTTCGTAGCCATTGAAGGAGTGGTTCCGGGCTTAGAGGCTCGAGTTTTAGCCGAGGTCACAGTGAAGGCCAAGGCTAAGCCCAAGGGCAAAACCCCAACGCGCGAGCTCGAGCTGGAAGCCTTGGTCGATTTCCAGATGCTGGTGGGCAAGGTGATTGAGGCCGAGGTGGTAACTGGGATCGAAGGAGAGGCGGAGGTCACCAAGTCGCGCGTATGGCTGGAGCAGGTGGTAGGCGAAAAAGAAAAAGAGGAGCTCGTCCGGCGGGAAGTCACCCCCACCGTAGACCCGCCGGTGGAGGAGATTTTGTCGGCGGAACCTATGTTGGCGGTGGTGAGGGAGACGGATGTTCTGGATGGGATGGTGCTAGTCAAAGGGGAAGGGCTGGTGCGGGTGATCTACACCGCTAAAGGGACGGGCAAGGTCCACGCTTTAGATGCCAATCTTCCCTTCTCCTTGGCCCTCTCCCTCCCCTCTGCCAAGCCAGAACATCAGGTAAGTGCCCAGGCAGAGCCGGTTTACGCCCGTGCCAGGCTGGCCGAGAAAGGAAAGGTGGCGGTGGAAGCCCTGATAGCGGTGAAGGTCAGGGTGACGGAGAGAGTACAGGAAGAAGTGGTTACCTGCGTCAGGTTGCCGGCGGCGAAGGAGCGTCTCTTGAAATACACCATCAACCCGGGAGACACCCTTTACCGCCTGGCCCAGCGCTTCAACACCACGGTGGAGGCTATAATGGCGGCCAACCCGGGCATTGACCCCTATAACCTGCAGGTGGGGCAGGTAATCTTCATCCCCTGCCGCTCCTAA
- a CDS encoding GntR family transcriptional regulator encodes MRRLLPVKLDNYKPLRDVVFESLREAIIKGILKPGERLMELQLAEELGVSRTPVREALRKLELEGLVVMLPRRGAYVAGLSAKDIADIFEVRAALEALAAGLAAERITEEELEALERSLVELAEVMETNDLEAIVSLDTRFHEIIYRASRNDRLVQIISNLQDQIHRFRLTTLSRPGRTRETIEEHKKIVEAISERQAELAAQLAREHIENAESNLLASLLQEGENDSRDSAGRRPQ; translated from the coding sequence ATGCGGCGACTTCTGCCGGTTAAGTTGGATAACTACAAGCCTTTGCGGGACGTGGTTTTTGAATCCCTGCGGGAAGCGATAATCAAGGGGATTCTCAAGCCGGGAGAAAGGCTCATGGAGCTCCAGCTGGCCGAAGAACTGGGGGTGAGCCGCACCCCCGTACGCGAGGCCCTACGCAAGCTGGAGCTGGAGGGTCTGGTGGTGATGCTCCCGCGCCGGGGGGCCTACGTGGCCGGGCTCAGCGCCAAAGATATAGCCGACATTTTTGAAGTGCGGGCGGCTTTGGAGGCCCTGGCGGCCGGTCTGGCGGCGGAGCGCATAACGGAGGAAGAGCTGGAGGCTTTGGAGCGCTCTCTGGTGGAACTGGCCGAGGTCATGGAGACCAACGACTTGGAGGCTATCGTTTCTCTGGACACCCGTTTTCACGAGATCATATACCGGGCAAGCCGCAACGACCGCCTGGTGCAGATCATCTCCAACCTTCAGGACCAGATCCACCGGTTTCGCCTGACCACCCTCTCCCGCCCCGGGCGCACCAGGGAGACCATCGAAGAGCACAAAAAGATCGTGGAGGCCATATCGGAGCGGCAAGCTGAGTTGGCGGCCCAGCTGGCTCGGGAGCACATAGAAAACGCCGAGAGCAATTTGCTGGCAAGCCTACTTCAGGAGGGGGAAAATGATTCCCGCGATAGTGCTGGCCGGCGCCCCCAATGA
- a CDS encoding 4-(cytidine 5'-diphospho)-2-C-methyl-D-erythritol kinase translates to MALARAKINLALEVRGRRKDGYHEVVTVLQSIGLADVLTFAPAEGGLFLEVSGEPVPKENNLVLRAAESLRQATGYQGGAFIRLQKNIPVAAGLGGGSADAAATLLALNRLWGLGCPEEFLERLGAEIGVDIPFCLRGGTALGRGRGDELTSLPSLPALGVLLVKPLYGLATATVYQEFDLHLHPPCFPAEEMTHWLYKGQWQLAVKSGGNVLEEVVFRRYPELRRLKEELLATGALCAGLSGTGPTLFALFPSWEEALDKASAFTVQGWRVWVTTTVRRGVRLFWGENDAATSAG, encoded by the coding sequence TTGGCTCTGGCGCGGGCAAAAATAAACTTGGCCTTGGAGGTGCGGGGCCGGCGCAAGGACGGCTACCACGAGGTAGTCACAGTCTTGCAGAGCATAGGGCTGGCCGACGTGCTCACCTTCGCCCCGGCGGAGGGAGGGCTTTTCCTGGAGGTTAGTGGGGAGCCGGTGCCCAAAGAAAACAACTTGGTGCTGCGGGCAGCGGAGAGCCTGCGCCAGGCCACGGGCTACCAGGGCGGGGCTTTCATCCGCCTCCAGAAGAACATCCCCGTCGCAGCGGGTTTAGGGGGCGGCTCGGCGGATGCGGCGGCCACCCTGCTTGCCCTCAACCGACTCTGGGGGTTGGGTTGCCCGGAGGAATTTCTGGAACGCCTGGGAGCAGAGATAGGGGTAGATATACCCTTTTGCCTTCGGGGCGGCACGGCGCTCGGCCGGGGCAGAGGAGACGAACTCACCTCTTTGCCTTCCTTGCCTGCTCTAGGGGTTCTCCTGGTCAAGCCTCTCTACGGCCTGGCCACGGCGACCGTGTACCAGGAATTCGATCTGCACCTCCATCCGCCCTGTTTTCCCGCCGAGGAGATGACCCACTGGCTATACAAGGGGCAATGGCAGTTGGCGGTGAAGTCGGGCGGGAACGTGCTGGAGGAGGTGGTCTTCCGGCGCTACCCCGAGCTGCGGCGGCTGAAAGAGGAGCTTTTGGCCACCGGGGCGCTTTGTGCCGGGCTTTCGGGTACGGGGCCTACTCTTTTTGCCCTCTTTCCCTCCTGGGAGGAAGCGCTGGATAAGGCTTCAGCTTTTACGGTACAAGGATGGCGCGTCTGGGTGACTACCACGGTGCGAAGGGGCGTAAGGTTGTTCTGGGGGGAGAACGATGCGGCGACTTCTGCCGGTTAA
- a CDS encoding YbaB/EbfC family nucleoid-associated protein, with protein MWELSGLGDLLNKVGKIAEALKESRVEVQGKWVTLVFNGMQEVLRIRVAPEGCKDIGKLEADLARTFNQGLILSRQAAKKKIEEITGWSIPEIPGLL; from the coding sequence TTGTGGGAACTTTCTGGTCTGGGGGATTTGCTGAATAAAGTGGGCAAGATCGCCGAAGCCTTGAAAGAGTCGCGGGTAGAAGTGCAGGGCAAGTGGGTAACGTTGGTATTTAACGGGATGCAGGAGGTGCTCCGGATAAGGGTGGCACCGGAAGGGTGCAAGGATATCGGGAAGCTGGAGGCGGACCTAGCCCGGACTTTCAACCAGGGGCTCATCCTTTCCCGCCAGGCGGCGAAGAAGAAGATTGAGGAGATAACCGGCTGGAGCATACCGGAAATCCCCGGCCTCTTGTGA
- a CDS encoding ZIP family metal transporter, with protein sequence MAQTLLLSLLAGLATLGGAFLGLLLPETLPLSVLAGFAGGVMSNVLLSALAPLLGKSSFTVVGLGVGTGVFFVWLAGRKLAGRGARSYWRLGWIMFLAIALHDLPEGIALGAGSALAEQLGFLLALALGLHNLPEGVINAVPLNRSGLSPRKVLALNLLLSLVTPFGTLLGQGIGFSAPSAIPFSLALAGGAMSYVVLKELLPLALSLRGLLSFGVGFWLMEGLSRLVH encoded by the coding sequence GTGGCACAAACCCTTCTCTTAAGCCTTCTGGCCGGCTTGGCTACCTTAGGCGGGGCTTTTCTGGGCCTTCTTTTGCCGGAAACCCTTCCCCTTTCCGTTCTGGCCGGCTTCGCCGGCGGAGTGATGAGCAACGTTCTATTAAGCGCCCTGGCCCCCCTCCTGGGGAAAAGCTCTTTTACCGTCGTGGGCCTAGGAGTCGGAACAGGGGTTTTTTTCGTGTGGCTGGCAGGGAGGAAGCTTGCCGGCCGGGGTGCCAGGTCTTACTGGCGCCTGGGCTGGATCATGTTCCTGGCCATCGCCCTGCACGACCTGCCAGAGGGAATTGCCCTGGGGGCGGGGAGTGCCTTGGCCGAGCAACTGGGCTTTCTCCTCGCCCTGGCTTTAGGCTTACACAATTTGCCCGAGGGTGTGATAAACGCCGTTCCTCTTAACCGCAGCGGCCTTTCCCCCCGCAAGGTGCTGGCACTAAACCTGCTCTTAAGCCTGGTCACTCCCTTCGGCACCTTGCTGGGACAGGGAATCGGCTTTTCAGCCCCTTCTGCCATCCCTTTTTCCTTGGCGCTGGCCGGCGGAGCTATGAGCTACGTGGTGCTGAAAGAACTTCTACCCCTCGCCTTATCACTAAGGGGGCTTTTAAGCTTCGGGGTCGGCTTCTGGCTCATGGAAGGTCTTTCAAGGCTTGTCCATTGA
- a CDS encoding glycosyltransferase family 2 protein: MLYAVVPACNEGERITRVILTLLAVPVDKVVVVVNGSTDDTLEKVRGFPLQRVKPLFFPEPLGHDVPRAVGALYARRYGARGVLFVDGDMAAIPVRPLRRLKEAVLNQGVDLALTDCYPPQAPPPPSPVTQRLLFFRQQLNLLLGMEHLGSASPSHGPLAVSHRFLEKVPLEELAVPPVILVYAARAGLRVEVVTSIPHKLLGSPSRGKLHSTLIAATIIGDYLEAIALATGRPRSRKQEGVYYDGYHSSRRWDLLRRFSAQEIT, translated from the coding sequence TTGCTTTACGCCGTCGTCCCCGCCTGCAATGAAGGGGAGCGAATCACCAGGGTCATCCTCACCCTGCTGGCAGTTCCGGTCGACAAGGTGGTCGTGGTGGTCAACGGCAGCACCGACGACACTTTAGAAAAAGTGAGGGGCTTTCCCCTGCAGAGAGTCAAGCCCCTCTTCTTTCCCGAGCCTTTGGGGCACGATGTTCCCCGGGCCGTAGGCGCCCTTTATGCCCGTCGCTATGGCGCGAGAGGCGTGCTCTTTGTGGACGGCGATATGGCAGCAATTCCGGTAAGACCTTTACGCCGACTAAAAGAAGCTGTGCTGAATCAAGGGGTGGATCTGGCCCTGACCGACTGCTATCCTCCCCAAGCCCCACCCCCTCCCTCGCCGGTCACCCAGCGGCTGCTCTTTTTCCGCCAGCAGCTCAACCTCCTTTTGGGGATGGAACACCTGGGTTCTGCCTCCCCTTCCCACGGCCCGCTTGCCGTCTCGCACCGCTTTCTGGAAAAGGTGCCGCTGGAGGAACTGGCTGTTCCCCCGGTCATCCTCGTGTACGCCGCCCGGGCCGGTCTCAGAGTAGAAGTGGTAACCTCCATACCCCACAAACTTCTGGGTTCACCCAGCCGGGGTAAGCTCCACAGCACACTAATAGCCGCCACCATCATCGGGGATTACCTGGAGGCCATAGCCCTGGCTACCGGTAGGCCCCGCAGCCGGAAACAGGAGGGAGTATATTACGACGGGTACCACTCCAGCCGCCGCTGGGATCTCCTGCGTCGTTTCTCGGCCCAGGAGATTACTTAG
- a CDS encoding ubiquitin-like domain-containing protein, with product MDWYVVMRPKRCRALPEEQVAEERPEKKKRVRVKKAVAVSAAVLTGLAVGGYAWARKTVTLVVDGKPVKVVTLHRKVEGVLRQEGIALGPHDRVLPGLTATLKNGMRVEIRHAVPATLEVDGKRLKIYTCATSVEELLQEAGVKLGKDDLVEPGKDTPVRPNLSVKVIRVTKEIVEKKVPVPYGVKRQYTAELYRGETKVLSEGREGEALERWEIVRYDGEVKEEKLVDRQVLRPPVDRVVAVGTLQEISRGGENLRFSRVLVMRATAYSYDTGYYTATGIPVRRGIAAVDPRVIPLGTRLYVEGYGYALAADTGGAIKGNAIDLFFPTHSEVYNWGVRTVRVYVLE from the coding sequence ATGGATTGGTACGTGGTAATGCGCCCCAAGCGTTGCCGCGCCCTGCCGGAGGAGCAGGTGGCGGAAGAACGCCCGGAAAAGAAGAAAAGAGTTAGGGTCAAGAAGGCGGTGGCCGTTTCGGCCGCCGTGCTCACCGGCCTGGCGGTGGGGGGCTACGCCTGGGCCCGCAAGACTGTCACCTTGGTGGTGGACGGCAAGCCGGTGAAGGTAGTCACCCTGCACCGCAAGGTAGAGGGGGTTTTGCGGCAGGAAGGAATAGCCCTGGGACCGCACGACCGCGTCCTTCCTGGGCTTACCGCCACCTTGAAAAACGGCATGCGGGTGGAGATAAGACATGCCGTTCCTGCTACCTTGGAGGTGGACGGCAAAAGGCTCAAGATCTACACCTGCGCCACTAGTGTAGAGGAGTTACTGCAGGAAGCTGGCGTGAAACTGGGAAAAGACGATCTGGTGGAGCCTGGCAAAGACACTCCCGTGCGTCCTAACCTGTCGGTCAAGGTCATCCGGGTCACCAAGGAGATAGTGGAGAAAAAGGTCCCGGTACCTTACGGAGTGAAGCGTCAGTACACCGCCGAACTTTACCGGGGAGAGACTAAAGTGCTTTCTGAGGGACGGGAAGGAGAAGCCCTGGAGCGCTGGGAGATTGTGCGCTACGATGGAGAAGTCAAGGAGGAAAAACTTGTTGACAGGCAGGTCCTGCGCCCGCCGGTCGATCGGGTAGTGGCCGTGGGGACCCTGCAAGAGATCTCCCGTGGTGGGGAGAACCTGCGCTTTAGCCGGGTGCTGGTGATGCGGGCCACGGCCTACTCCTACGATACCGGCTACTACACGGCTACCGGAATACCGGTGCGGCGGGGTATTGCGGCGGTCGATCCCCGGGTGATCCCGTTGGGCACGCGCCTTTATGTGGAAGGCTACGGGTATGCCCTGGCGGCAGATACCGGGGGAGCGATTAAAGGGAACGCCATCGATCTCTTCTTCCCCACCCACTCGGAGGTTTATAATTGGGGCGTGAGGACAGTTCGGGTCTACGTGCTCGAGTAG
- a CDS encoding ribonuclease H-like YkuK family protein translates to MYFISPTKGKLDFETMMAEIIDYIRGLPSSAYKVIIGSDSQVFQGETHFITAVIVHRLGKGARYFYQRRTNRRIRSLRQRIFYETSLSLEVGSMVSKALAAAGLENLKVEIHIDVGTHGETKDLIREVVGMVVGSGFQAKIKPEAFGASTVADKHTK, encoded by the coding sequence GTGTACTTCATAAGCCCTACGAAGGGGAAGTTAGATTTTGAAACCATGATGGCCGAAATAATCGACTACATCCGGGGGCTTCCTTCCTCCGCCTACAAGGTTATCATCGGTTCCGACTCCCAGGTATTTCAAGGAGAGACGCACTTCATAACTGCGGTCATAGTGCACCGCTTGGGCAAGGGGGCGCGCTACTTCTACCAGCGGCGCACCAACCGCCGGATCAGAAGCCTCCGCCAGAGGATCTTTTACGAAACCTCGCTGAGCCTGGAAGTGGGGAGTATGGTGAGTAAGGCCCTGGCGGCGGCGGGCCTGGAAAACCTCAAGGTGGAGATCCACATCGACGTGGGCACCCACGGGGAAACCAAAGACCTCATAAGGGAAGTAGTAGGGATGGTAGTGGGCAGCGGCTTCCAGGCCAAGATAAAGCCCGAAGCCTTCGGAGCCTCCACGGTGGCCGATAAGCACACTAAGTAA
- the dsrA gene encoding dissimilatory-type sulfite reductase subunit alpha produces the protein MFKPKVPQKEIKYEELRIYTDEELRNPTDEEMKNFKIKHDIPLLEQLESGPWPSFVADLKVEAWRRRKLADDRMMIPRDVVEDLLGQVELSFVHGETHWKHGGIVGVIGYGGGVIGRYSDLPDKFPGIAHFHTIRVNQPASKFYKTDFLRAICDLWEFRGSGIMNLHGSTGDLIFLGTTTEQLEPIFQEMAHHLSQDLGGSGSNLRTPECCVGRARCEYACYDTQDVCYELTMHFQDELHRPAFPYKFKFKFSGCPNDCVASVARADLSVIGIWRDKIRIDQDAVRAYIKGDLIPNAGAHRGRDWGKFDIQKEVIDLCPTKCMRLEGEELYIDDENCVRCMHCINVMPRALRPGTDTGACVMVGGKAPILEGAQLSMVLVPFMKLEPPYDNLKELIEKIWEVWMEEGKNRERLGELIQRMGLWRFLDAIGLPPAPQMVWAPRANPYIFWKEEDVPGGFKRDINDYRSRHAR, from the coding sequence ATGTTTAAGCCAAAAGTTCCCCAGAAAGAGATAAAGTACGAAGAGCTGCGTATCTATACGGACGAAGAGCTGCGCAATCCCACCGACGAGGAAATGAAAAACTTCAAGATTAAGCACGATATTCCCCTGTTGGAGCAATTGGAGTCGGGGCCCTGGCCCAGCTTCGTGGCGGACCTCAAAGTAGAAGCCTGGCGCCGCCGCAAGCTGGCCGATGATCGGATGATGATTCCCCGCGATGTGGTAGAAGACCTTCTGGGTCAGGTAGAACTCTCCTTCGTCCACGGTGAAACCCACTGGAAGCACGGCGGTATCGTAGGCGTCATCGGTTACGGTGGCGGAGTCATCGGAAGGTACTCCGACCTCCCGGACAAGTTCCCCGGCATCGCCCACTTCCACACCATCCGTGTAAACCAGCCTGCCAGCAAGTTCTATAAGACTGATTTCCTGCGGGCCATCTGCGACCTCTGGGAGTTCCGCGGCAGCGGTATCATGAATCTGCACGGCTCTACTGGTGACCTAATTTTCTTGGGTACCACTACTGAGCAGCTGGAGCCCATCTTCCAGGAGATGGCCCATCATCTCAGCCAGGACCTGGGTGGTTCGGGTTCCAACCTGCGCACGCCCGAGTGCTGCGTAGGTAGGGCGCGCTGCGAGTACGCCTGCTACGACACCCAGGACGTCTGTTATGAACTCACCATGCACTTCCAGGACGAGCTGCACCGTCCGGCCTTCCCCTACAAGTTCAAGTTCAAGTTCAGCGGTTGCCCCAACGACTGCGTGGCCTCCGTCGCCCGTGCGGACCTTTCGGTCATCGGCATCTGGCGGGATAAGATTCGCATCGACCAGGATGCCGTGCGGGCTTACATCAAGGGAGATCTCATCCCCAATGCTGGGGCACACCGGGGCCGGGACTGGGGCAAGTTCGACATCCAGAAAGAGGTCATCGACCTTTGCCCCACCAAGTGCATGCGCTTGGAGGGTGAAGAGCTTTACATTGACGACGAGAACTGCGTCCGCTGCATGCACTGCATCAACGTGATGCCGCGGGCGCTGCGTCCGGGTACTGACACCGGTGCTTGTGTCATGGTAGGCGGCAAGGCTCCCATCCTGGAGGGTGCCCAGCTTTCCATGGTGCTGGTTCCCTTCATGAAGCTGGAGCCGCCTTACGACAACCTCAAGGAGCTCATCGAAAAGATCTGGGAAGTGTGGATGGAAGAAGGGAAGAACCGCGAGCGCCTGGGCGAGCTCATCCAGCGCATGGGCTTGTGGCGCTTCCTGGATGCCATTGGTCTGCCGCCGGCGCCGCAGATGGTCTGGGCACCGCGGGCCAACCCCTACA